The proteins below are encoded in one region of Belonocnema kinseyi isolate 2016_QV_RU_SX_M_011 chromosome 1, B_treatae_v1, whole genome shotgun sequence:
- the LOC117169002 gene encoding lymphocyte expansion molecule isoform X1 has translation MVCEKDNHSFRICRCACRWRCKCVLIRERKPHPPFNIGLKSRVQLGLHPKLDQQSHESPPIGSYELPPIRKKCLVISWKRKEEMEEFSATQGGRLLGKFGILEKEKKSNIGPGTYQLDQWPENIFEKRGRNVKGDIGFGTMSRFPKKSKFSTPGPGYTGRDHNPFFYIDQNRFKGFSSTPSFEYDGLAPRIKKEKTWSLPPNRYNVQHPDCIDNVLKKVTGKRGPYDLFTGPRDNSTITGYLATTKIFGYPDWPQKIPGEIEKLFNKSNYFKGVWSNCPRYPKKPTLRLMQNDLSLCYKDPSQPGPGQYDPKFPERPKNAKNYPFGKSAEKDRPLRPKEIRPGPGRYNPKIAKNIKGSGWSSVFKSKIPRIKNLAKETYNSF, from the exons atggtctgTGAGAAAGATAATCATTCTTTTAGGATTTGTCGTTGCGCCTGTAGGTGGCGTTGCAAGTGTGTGTTAATTCGTGAAAGAAAACCTCATCCACCATTCAATATTGGACTGAAATCGAGAGTTCAATTAGGTTTGCATCCTAAATTAGACCAGCAGTCGCATGAATCACCACCAATTGGCTCTTACGAACTACCACCGATTCGAAAAAAATGCTTGGTCATAAG TTGGAAAAGGAAGGAGGAAATGGAAGAATTTTCTGCGACACAAGGAGGACGCCTTTTGGGCAAATTTGGGATATTggagaaagagaaaaaaagtaaTATCGGTCCTGGGACTTATCAGTTGGACCAGTGgcctgaaaatattttcgaaaagagAGGAAGGAATGTGAAAGGAGATATTGGCTTTGGAACAATGTCTCGGTTTccgaaaaaatcaaagttttcgaCTCCTGGGCCTg gttaCACTGGAAGGGATCataatccatttttttacattgatcAGAATCGATTTAAAGGGTTTTCTTCCACCCCAAGTTTCGAGTACGATGGCTTGGccccaagaattaaaaaagaaaaaacgtggTCTTTACCTCCTAATAG gTATAATGTCCAACATCCTGATTGCATAgacaatgttttgaaaaaagttactggTAAAAGAGGACCCTACGATTTATTTACAG GGCCTAGGGATAATTCCACTATTACAGGATATCTTGCAACTACTAAAATATTCGGATACCCTGATTGGCCTCAAAAAATACCAGgagaaattgaaaaactttttaataaatcgaACTATTTTAAGGGTGTTTGGTCCAATTGTCCaag ATATCCAAAGAAGCCAACGTTGAGATTGATGCAAAACGACCTAAGTCTGTGTTATAAAGACCCATCTCAACCAGGACCGGGTCAGTATGATCCAAAATTCCCCGAAAggccaaaaaatgcaaaaaattatccttttggaAAAAGTGCCGAAAAAGATAGGCCACTGCGTCCTAAAGAAATTCGACCTGGACCAGGAAGATATAatccaaaaattgcaaaaaatattaagggCTCTGGCTGGAGTTCAGTTTTCAAAAGCAAGATCCCAAGGATCAAAAATCTAGCAAAAGAGActtataacagtttttga
- the LOC117169002 gene encoding lymphocyte expansion molecule isoform X2 — protein sequence MEEFSATQGGRLLGKFGILEKEKKSNIGPGTYQLDQWPENIFEKRGRNVKGDIGFGTMSRFPKKSKFSTPGPGYTGRDHNPFFYIDQNRFKGFSSTPSFEYDGLAPRIKKEKTWSLPPNRYNVQHPDCIDNVLKKVTGKRGPYDLFTGPRDNSTITGYLATTKIFGYPDWPQKIPGEIEKLFNKSNYFKGVWSNCPRYPKKPTLRLMQNDLSLCYKDPSQPGPGQYDPKFPERPKNAKNYPFGKSAEKDRPLRPKEIRPGPGRYNPKIAKNIKGSGWSSVFKSKIPRIKNLAKETYNSF from the exons ATGGAAGAATTTTCTGCGACACAAGGAGGACGCCTTTTGGGCAAATTTGGGATATTggagaaagagaaaaaaagtaaTATCGGTCCTGGGACTTATCAGTTGGACCAGTGgcctgaaaatattttcgaaaagagAGGAAGGAATGTGAAAGGAGATATTGGCTTTGGAACAATGTCTCGGTTTccgaaaaaatcaaagttttcgaCTCCTGGGCCTg gttaCACTGGAAGGGATCataatccatttttttacattgatcAGAATCGATTTAAAGGGTTTTCTTCCACCCCAAGTTTCGAGTACGATGGCTTGGccccaagaattaaaaaagaaaaaacgtggTCTTTACCTCCTAATAG gTATAATGTCCAACATCCTGATTGCATAgacaatgttttgaaaaaagttactggTAAAAGAGGACCCTACGATTTATTTACAG GGCCTAGGGATAATTCCACTATTACAGGATATCTTGCAACTACTAAAATATTCGGATACCCTGATTGGCCTCAAAAAATACCAGgagaaattgaaaaactttttaataaatcgaACTATTTTAAGGGTGTTTGGTCCAATTGTCCaag ATATCCAAAGAAGCCAACGTTGAGATTGATGCAAAACGACCTAAGTCTGTGTTATAAAGACCCATCTCAACCAGGACCGGGTCAGTATGATCCAAAATTCCCCGAAAggccaaaaaatgcaaaaaattatccttttggaAAAAGTGCCGAAAAAGATAGGCCACTGCGTCCTAAAGAAATTCGACCTGGACCAGGAAGATATAatccaaaaattgcaaaaaatattaagggCTCTGGCTGGAGTTCAGTTTTCAAAAGCAAGATCCCAAGGATCAAAAATCTAGCAAAAGAGActtataacagtttttga